A region of Planktomarina temperata RCA23 DNA encodes the following proteins:
- a CDS encoding GFA family protein, with product MKHRGRCYCGDIEFEFKEPIHAQILCHCRECRYLSGGEPNASIVISENTFMVISGELKTFARSDLNEPRVRYFCGNCGTHICVKSPPRPGMLVLKIGTLDDHSWFQPQSAIYCVDKQPFHQIPKGLPSFEKTPPPK from the coding sequence ATGAAACATAGGGGCAGATGTTATTGCGGAGATATTGAGTTTGAGTTTAAGGAGCCAATACATGCGCAAATTTTATGTCATTGTAGGGAATGCCGTTATCTTTCAGGCGGTGAACCCAATGCCTCAATTGTGATTTCCGAAAACACGTTTATGGTCATAAGCGGTGAACTCAAAACCTTCGCAAGAAGCGATTTAAACGAGCCCCGTGTTCGATATTTTTGCGGCAATTGCGGAACTCACATCTGCGTCAAAAGCCCGCCTCGACCCGGCATGTTGGTTTTAAAAATTGGTACGTTAGATGATCACTCATGGTTTCAGCCGCAATCCGCAATTTATTGTGTAGACAAGCAGCCCTTTCATCAGATCCCAAAGGGTCTGCCAAGCTTTGAGAAAACGCCTCCTCCGAAATAG
- a CDS encoding DMT family transporter, translating into MTILSSTPVRADAHKYGVFFVFAAGILWSTVGLGIRMIEDAFVWQILLYRSVSMSLFLYVLIKIRSGESPFAQIRRIGYPVIIAGLSLVAAYSGGIYSIQNTSVANAMLLFATAPFMAAVLGWVVLRERVRLATWIAIVIAIAGIAVMVADKSGSVAIKGSLAALGSAFGFAIFTVALRWGRTGEMLPAVFLSGLFAIIITLVICLSLQLPLILSPNDGVISMGMGVFQVGAGLILYTLGSRSLPAAELALLSLAEVLLGPIWVWLFLGETASLNTLIGGMVLLAAIAGNALSGKRRKPPPITSP; encoded by the coding sequence ATGACAATCCTATCCTCAACTCCGGTTCGTGCAGATGCTCACAAATATGGCGTATTTTTCGTTTTCGCAGCGGGAATTCTATGGTCGACAGTCGGGCTCGGAATTCGCATGATCGAAGATGCCTTTGTTTGGCAGATCTTACTTTATCGGTCGGTAAGCATGTCGCTGTTTCTTTACGTGCTTATTAAAATTCGCTCAGGCGAAAGCCCTTTTGCTCAAATTCGACGCATTGGCTATCCGGTCATCATAGCCGGACTTTCACTGGTCGCAGCGTATTCTGGCGGTATTTACTCCATACAAAATACTTCGGTCGCAAATGCCATGCTTTTATTTGCAACAGCCCCGTTTATGGCGGCCGTGCTGGGATGGGTTGTTCTGCGCGAACGCGTACGCCTTGCAACCTGGATTGCGATTGTCATTGCTATTGCCGGAATCGCAGTCATGGTTGCAGACAAGTCCGGCAGCGTTGCGATTAAGGGCAGTTTAGCGGCGCTCGGATCGGCCTTTGGCTTCGCTATTTTCACAGTCGCATTGCGCTGGGGTCGAACGGGCGAAATGCTGCCCGCAGTGTTTCTGTCAGGCCTCTTTGCAATCATTATTACCCTTGTCATCTGCCTCAGCCTTCAGCTCCCACTCATTTTGAGCCCGAACGATGGCGTGATATCAATGGGAATGGGGGTGTTTCAAGTTGGGGCCGGTCTCATCCTATATACGTTAGGCTCTCGCAGCCTGCCCGCCGCAGAACTTGCCTTATTGTCGCTCGCCGAAGTCCTATTGGGTCCAATTTGGGTTTGGTTATTTCTCGGCGAAACCGCAAGTCTGAACACGCTAATCGGCGGAATGGTTTTGCTTGCAGCGATTGCGGGCAATGCCCTCTCAGGCAAGAGAAGAAAACCCCCGCCAATCACCTCCCCATGA